Genomic DNA from Pistricoccus aurantiacus:
TTTTTGTAAGCACAGTTTTTCATATAAGTCGTGAATAGCGAATAAATCCACTATTCGATCCCTCGGACCGACATGAAACTAGGCAACCCGCCATCCCAGTGCATCCACACGGCGAAGGCCTTGCCGACGATATTCTCCTCCGGCACGAACCCCCAGTAGCGACTGTCGTTGGAATGATCCCGATTGTCGCCCATCACGAAATAATGTCCTGCCGGCACCTCGATCTCGCGCATCTGCGGTCCAGGATCTCGAGGGTTGTTGTAGATTTCGTGGGTGCGCTGGTCGAGGAGTTCCCGCAGCAGAAACTCCGTGGGTGCCGCCTCGGGATTCTCCTCCAGCAACTCCTTGGGCACCGGCTCGCCGTTGACGTAAAGCTGCTTGCCCTGATAGCGAATACGATCCCCGGGCAGGCCGATCACCCGTTTGATGAAGTTGACAGCAGGATCCTGTGGGAAGCGAAACACCATGACGTCGCCGCGCTCGGGTTCGTTGAGTGCTACCACCTTGGTGTTGATCACCGGCAGACGCAGACCGTAGGTAAACTTGTTGACCAGGATGAAGTCGCCGATCTTCAGGGTCGGGCGCATGGAGCCGGAGGGGATCTGAAAAGGCTCCACCACGAAGCTGCGCAGCACCAGCACGATCAGCAGCACCGGGAAGAACGAGCGAGAGTAGTCCACATACCAAGGTTCTTTCACGCTGGCGCGTTGTTTCAAGGCACCCTCGCTCCCGCCGGCTTGGGCGTCCGTATCCGCCACGGCGACCCGCGCCTGCCTGACGCGCCTGAGCCAAAGGATATCGAGCAGCCAGACCAGACCCGTCACGGCCACGGCCAATACCAGCAATAGTGCAAAATCCATGTAATGCTTCCTAGTCGTTCACCTTGAGCACGGCGAGGAAAGCATCCTGAGGAATTTCCACTCTGCCGACTTGTTTCATGCGTTTCTTGCCCGCTTTCTGCTTCTCGAGCAGCTTCTTCTTGCGGCTGACATCGCCACCGTAGCACTTGGCGGTCACGTTCTTGCGCAGCGCCTTGACGGTGGAGCGGGCCACTACCTGGCTGCCGATGGCCGCCTGAATCGCCACGTCGAACATCTGCCGCGGAATCAGCTCCTTCATCTTCTCGACCAGGGCTCGGCCACGGCCATGAGCGTGGTCACGATGAATGATCGCCGCCAGGGCATCCACCTTGTCACCGTTGATCAGCACGTCCAGACGTACCAGTTTGGCCGCCTGAAAACGCTCGAAGCTGTAGTCCAGCGAAGCGTAGCCCTTGGAAATCGACTTGAGCCGATCAAAGAAGTCCATCACCACATCGCTCATGGGCAGCTCATAGATCAGCTGGATCTGGCTGCCCAGGAACTGCATGTCGATCTGCGTGCCGCGACGCTGCTCGCACTCGGCGATGACGTTGCCGACGAACTCCTGGGGCACCAGAATGCTGGCGCGCACGATGGGTTCGCGCATTTCATCCACGCTGGAAAGATCCGGCAGCTTGGAAGGATTGGCAACGTAACGAATTTCCTTGTTATCCATCGCCAGCTCGTAGACCACCGTGGGAGCGGTAGTCAGCAGGTCCAGGTCGTACTCCCGCTCCAGCCGCTCCTGAACGATTTCCATGTGCAGCGTACCCAGGAAACCGACCCGGAAACCGAAGCCCAGGGCGTCGGAGTTTTCCGGCTCGTAAGCCAGGGAGGCATCATTCAGGGCGAGCTTTTCCAGAGCATCGCGAAAGTCCTCGTAGTCGTCGGCGCTGACCGGGAACATGCCGGCGTAGACCTGCGGCTTGACCTTCTGAAAGCCCGGCAGGCGCTCCACGTTCGGAGTCTTGGCGTGGGTGATGGTGTCCCCCACCGGCGCACCCTGAATATCCTTGATGCCCGCAACGACAAAACCGACCTCCCCGGCGCGCAGGATATTGGTTTCCTTGCGAAGCGGGGTGAAGATGCCGATTTCGTTGGCCTGCCAGTCCCGCCCGGTGGACTTGATGCGAATCTTCTCGCCTTTCTTCAGGGTGCCGTCGAACAAGCGCACCAGCGAGACCACGCCAAGATAGTTGTCGAACCAAGAATCGACGATCAGCGCCTGCAGAGGCGCGTCCGGATCGCCCTTGGGGGGCGGAATGTCCCGCACCAGTCGCTCGAGCAGAGCCTCCATGCCCAGGCCGCTCTTGGCGGAAACCTGACAGGCATCGGTGGCGTCCAGGCCGATGATTTCCTCGATCTCCTGGGCCACCTTGTCCGGGTCCGCCTGAGGCAGATCCATCTTGTTGAGTACCGGCAGCACCTCGAGCCCTTGCTCCACCGCCGTATAGCAGTTGGCCACCGACTGCGCCTCGACGCCCTGGGCCGCGTCCACCACGAGAAGCGCCCCCTCGCAGGCGTACAGGGAGCGAGACACCTCGTAGGAAAAGTCCACGTGGCCAGGCGTATCGATGAAGTTGAGCTGATAGACCTGCCCATCCTCGGCGTGATAGTCCAGGGTGACGGATTGCGCCTTGATGGTGATGCCCCGCTCCCGCTCGATATCCATGGAATCGAGCACTTGCTCCTTGAGCTCCCGGTCGGTCAGGCCGCCGCAAAGCTGGATGATGCGATCGGACAGGGTGGACTTGCCGTGATCGATATGGGCAATGATCGAAAAGTTACGAATATGCTTGAGTTTATCGGAAGACACGTGGCTGGCCATTGAGGTGGGTTCTACCTGAAAAATTCCCATCATTGTAACGGGATGGGCGCGGCAAAAACAGCGATCCTCCAGGTGGTCAACCAATCGCCGCGTGAACCCGATGGGTTCACGCGGCGAAAGCAACCTCTACCCTAGCGAGCGCTAGTCTTGGCTAGCGTCTTCCAGTTGCAAGGCGACAAACAAGGAACTGCTGCCGCGATACAGACGCACCGGCACCACGGCCTGCTTGTCCAGCGACTTGACGATGTCCAGCAGCGCTTCCGGAGAATCCACCGGCTTGTTCGCCAGGGAAACGATGACATCGCCTCGGCGAATGCCCGCTTTCGCAGCAGCGCTTTGCGGCTCCACCTGCTCGACGCGAACCCCGCCGTCGATGTTCAGCCTCTCCCGCGTGGCCTGATCAAGCTCACCGATGGCCAGTCCGAGTCGCGCCTGGCTGCCCTGTTCGGATGTTTGGCTATCGGCGATCTTTTCCGCGTCAGGCCAGTTGCCTACCTTGACGGTCTGAGTCATTTCCTCGCCATCGCGAAGGATCGTCAGTTCGACCTTGGTGTCCGGGCTGACGTTGCCGATCAGTCGCGGCAAGGTGGTGGAGCGATCCACCGGCTTGTCGTTGACCTCCAGGATAATATCCCCTGCCTGCAGACCGTCTCGGGCCGCCGGGCCTTTTGGATCAAGATCCGCGACCAAGGCGCCTTGGGGCTTGTCCAGGCCGAAGGATTTGGCCAGCTCGCGGGATACCGGCTGAATTACCACGCCCAGCCAGCCGCGTGTGACACGGCCTTCGTCACGCAACTGATCCGCGACGTCCATGGCGACGCTGATCGGGATCGCGAAGGAAAGTCCCATGAAACCGCCGCTGCGGGTAAAGATCTGGGAGTTGATGCCCACGACCTCGCCGTCCAGATTGAAGAGTGGCCCACCGGAGTTGCCCGGGTTGATCGCCACGTCGGTCTGGATAAAGGGAACATAGGCATCCGTGGGCAGCGTGCGGTTGATGGCGCTGACGATGCCCGCGGTCACGGAGTGATCGAATCCGAAGGGTGAACCGATGGCCGCGACCCATTCTCCCACCTTGAGATCATCGGAATTACCCAGATTCAACGTCGGCAAATCCTCGGCATCGACCTTGAGCAAAGCCACATCGGTCTTGGTATCCGCGCCGATCAGCTCCGCCTCGAGCTCACGACGGTCGTTGAGCAGTACCAGAATCTCGTCGGCTCCCTCCACCACATGGGCGTTGGTCATGATGTAACCGTCTTCGCTGATCACGAAGCCGGATCCCAGGGATTGACGCTCCTGCTCCGGCGCCGACTCGCCTCCTTGACCGGGAGGCATGCCGAACTCATCGCCGAACCGATCACCGAACTGATCGCCAAAAAAGTGACGGAACAGTTCGGGGATCTCGCTATTGCCCGGCCCGTGGAAGCGCATGGCGGGGGTCTTGACCATCCGCGACGTGGAGATATTGACCACCCCGGGGGCGGCCTGATCGACCAGTTCGGTGAAATCCGGCAGCTCACGAGCCTGGGCGGTTTGCACGGCCAATGCCATCAGCAACGCCGTCAACCAGGGGACAAGCCAGCGGGGGGACTGTCGTTTCATTTAAGACTCCTGATAACACATGACATAGAGGAAAAGCTGCACCAAACAAAGAGTGGCCCGAGGGAATAAAAGTTCCTAAGAGTCGATGACCCTGAGCGATAAGTGTCGGCTCAAGCGTCCGGCGCAGCACTTGAAGAGCCCAACACCCCCGGCCAAGCCGGCCAGAAAGGCAGCGGGCACCCCCCAGTGACTCGGAGGTAGTAGTATTTCCGCCAGCACACCGGCGGCCAGAGCGCTGATCAGGGGAAGCAGATAGACGATCACAGCGCTTTGCAGGAAATGCGTCGCCGGCACGGCCAGCTGTATTCGCTGCCCTGCCGCAAGCGGCGTTTCGCTCCGCACCGCAAACCGCCGGGAGCGATTATCCTGCCAGCGCGCCAGCAGGCCGCTGCCACACCCGCGTTTCGCGGCGCATCCTTGACAGGCAAGGCGCGACTCGATGCTGACCCAGGCACCGCCGGAAAAAGGAGCAACCACCCGGGCGGATTCCAGCATCAACGACGCACCGTCGAGCAAGACGCGCTCTTGGTGAGATACAGCCAAAGTTTCAGATGTCTTCTGACCTATCATGGGGCTTCATCACCGTTGGTAGCGTCCGGCGACCAGACAATCTCATCGATGATCTTGAGCAATACTTCCGGCGGCAGTTCTCCCAGGGCGATGATCTGCATGGGGTCATTGTCGACCTCGATATGACGAACCGCGGCATAGGAAATACCCAGTCGGTGCAGCCCCGGCGCCAGCATGAATTCCTCGCCTTGAATGGATTCGACGAACAGGCTGATATCCGAGAGGCCGTCGCTGAAGAGACGCTGCTCGACGATGGTCCGATGCATGGAGCGCTGCGGCGCCACAGGAAGCGGACGGTAGCCCGGCGGCAGCCAGTTCAATCGCCAGGGATCTTCGGGCGGCACGCGCTGCTCGTCCAGGATCACCTCGCCACCGTGAACTCGTGGCTCTTCCAGATCGGTGATCTGAAAGGTCTCGAGCATCTGGCCCCGCTCGTTGATCAGCATGCGCTTGAGGGGCAAGGCAGTCTGCTTGTCGAGCCATAGCCGATGACCATAGCGCATGTCGTCCAGGGGCTCGATATCCAGTCGCTGCGCGGGGCGTCCGGCAATGCGCTCCTCGCCGCTCAAGGACAGGCGATAGTGATCGTCCAGATGTCGCATGATGGCGCTGGGCAAGGCCACCGGATTGGCGTTCTCACCGCTCCAGCCTCCCAGTCCAATGCGCCCGCGACGCTCGAAGACAATCGGCGGCCCGTCGAGGAGCCGCGCCACGTTATGCTCCTCGCCATGTTCGATGTCATGAGAAAGCGCCAGCGTGCGTATGCCTTCGGGGCCGATGCGCACGGCTCGCGCTTCAAAGATGTAGCAATGATTGGCCCAGAGGCTTCTTTCGAACCATTCGTCCGGGCTATTTGGCATTGCTTGATTCTTGAGCTTGCCACAGTCGAAAGCGGTGGCTTTATTCCGCTCACCCGGATCATCCGGCTCCGCCCAAGCAGCCGTCGTGGTAACAACCAACCCCATCAGGCAAACCGTCAACCCCCAGGCGCGCAGTGAATAACAGCCTCGCAAACGACCGTCAGAAATCGTTACCCCTCTCATCATCAACGCAATCCCAGAAACTCGTCACCGGAAGCGCGCAGCAGCGGGGTCCAGGCATCACCGCTGCGATAGGCCGAACCTTGAGCGTGTCGATCCAGATAGGTCTGCAAGAGGCGCGCCTGCTCCTGATTATTGATTGCCTGAGACTGGTGTGTCCTTGGCGACATGAACGAAGGCGTCTCGGCGCTGATGTTCATCAGGCCGGAGGGGGATCGTGCAAAGGACGCGGATGGAGACTGGAAGAGCGGCAGATCGACCAGTGAAGGACGCTGACTGTCACCGGGTGTCATAGGCGAGGCGGCGGTCGGCGCTTCGCCGGAGGCCAAACCCGGTAGTACCGCATCACCGGCATTCGTACCGCTGGAACCATTGTAGAACTGCACGCCGGTGATCACCATCAGCGATACCGCCGCCGCGATGGCGGCGCTGCCCGCGAAAGCGAAGCCGCGACGCGGCGCTGACGTGCTTGTCTGTGAAACGTCGGAAGGCTCGACCACCGGCAGCGGCTCATCCTTGATGCGATTCATGATGCCCGCTGACAGATCCACGTTGATATCAACGTCCCGATCACGCAATAGCATGCTACGAATCAGGTGATAACGTCGCCAGCAGTCGGCGGTGTCAGGGGTGTCGTCAAGCACCTTCAACAAACGGCGTAGTTCGAGTTCATCCCCTTCGTTGTCCATCAGGGCGGACAACGTCTCCCGCGCATCTTGATTCATTACTCGCACCCTCATCGTGACGCGGCGCTCGCCCGTCATCAGTTTACAGTTCAACGATTACGCCTGAGTACGTTTGCCCGACGTGCTCGGCACCCTGTTTACCTGCCCCAATGTCGCTTCTCGGCTCATTTGAAAGACTTCATCCGGGACGATTGTTAACCTATGACGTTATAAAGCGCCAACAGTTCATCCCCGGCTCACTCAATCGTCAGAATCGTTATTCATTGATCAAATCCTGATTCCGCGACGTGGTCATCAAGGGCTGAATATGCCGATCGACGGCTTCTCGAGCGCGAAAGATACGCGAGCGCACCGTGCCCACCGGGCAATCCATGATCTGGGCGATGTCCTCATAGGAGAGACCGTCCAGCTCGCGCAGCGTGATGGCGGTGCGCAAATCTTCCGGCAATTGTTCGATGGCCTCGAAGACCGCCGCCTCGAGCTGATCTCGGGCGATCACCGCCTCCGGGGTTTCCAGGTCGGAAAGACGCCCGCTGTGATCGAGAATTTCCGCATCGACGATATCCAGATCGCTGCCTGGAGGCCGCCGCCCTCTGGAGACCAGATGATTCTTGGCGGTATTGATGGCGATACGATACATCCAGGTATAGAAAGCGCTCTCGGCGCGAAACTTGCCCAGGGCGCGATAGGCCTTCAGAAAAGCTTCCTGAGCCACATCCTGGACTTCCGAGTGATCGTGAACATAGCGGCCGATCAGGCCAAGAATCTTGTGCTGGTACTTTTTCACCAACAGATCGAAGGCACGGCTATCACCCTGCTGAGCGCGCTCCACGAGCTGCTGATCGGTTTCCCGAGTACTCATTCACTGCCTCCCCGACCGGGGAAACGGCAGGCGTGACACCCAAGAGAGCGCCGGGGATCGAACACGGTGCTTCGACAAGCAATTCATATCATCCACCTGGAGCCTTGGCGGCAAGCATTCATGGAGTTCCATTCCCGCGTTGATTTTTATCGCTCTTACAAGCGATAGTACGTCTCATGTTTTAAGCAAGAGTACGTCTCATGTTTTCTCTTCTCGCGTCAATATTCCTCTTGGCGCGCGAATTCTTTTCGCTAGACGTAAAACGCGACGTTTTTGCAGATGCGTCTATTAGACAGGTAGCGGTATGTCACAGCAACAGGTCAACAACTTGAACGTCCTTGCCCAGGACGTATTGATCACTCCAGAAGCCCTCAAGCAGGCGGTTCCTCTGACGGAAGCCGCGGAGCGTACGGTGATCGAGGGTCGCCAGACTGTCCAGCACATTCTCGACGGCAGCGATCCGCGCCTGCTGGTAGTCGTCGGCCCATGCTCCATTCACGACGTGGAAGCGGCGCTGGATTACGCGCGCCGTCTGCGCAAGCTCGCGGACGAGGTCAAGGACAGCCTGTATATCGTCATGCGAGTGTACTTCGAAAAACCGCGCACCACCGTGGGCTGGAAAGGCTTGATCAACGATCCTCACCTGAACGGTTCCTTCGAGATCGAGGAAGGCCTGCACAAAGCCCGCCGGCTACTGGTGGAACTCGCGGAAATGGGCCTGCCTCTGGCCACGGAAGCGCTGGACCCGATTTCTCCCCAGTACCTGCAGGACTGCATCAGCTGGTCGGCGATCGGCGCGCGCACCACGGAATCCCAGACGCATCGGGAAATGGCTTCCGGTCTGTCCTGCCCGGTGGGCTTCAAGAACGGCACTGACGGCAGCCTGGAAGTCGCCATCAATGCTCTGCAGTCCGTAGCCCATTCTCATAACTTTTTGGGCATCGACTCCGCAGGTCAGGTAGCGATCATCCGCACCCGCGGCAACGCTTATGGCCATGTGGTGCTGCGCGGCGGCAACGGCAAGCCCAACTACGACAGCGTCAGTGTCGCCCTGGCGGAAAAGGAACTCAAGAAAGGCGGCATCAAGCCCAATATCATGATCGACTGCTCTCACGCCAACTCCAACAAGGACCCGGCGCTGCAGCCCCTGGTATTGGAGAACGTTACCCATCAGATCCTCGACGGCAACCGCTCGATCATCGGCCTGATGGTGGAATCGAATCTCGGTTGGGGCAGCCAGAAGATTCCCGATGATCTCAGCCAGTTGACCTATGGCGTGTCGGTGACGGATGCCTGTATCGACTGGGAGACTACCGTTGAAACCTTCATGTCGATGAACGAGCGGCTGAAACCCGTATTGGCGGCGCGCAGCCAAGCCGAACAGACCCAGCCCGCTTAAGCTCGCCTCACCGTGCTGCCGTCGATTTCCCGCTGAAACGGCGGCAGCGCGTCCAGCAGCGCCGCGCCGTAGCGGCGGGTCAGTACCCGCCGGTCCAGCAGGGTGATGCGACCGCGATCGGACTCCTTGCGAATCAATCTCCCACAAGCCTGCACCAGCTTGATCGAGGCGTCCGGCACTGCGATACGCATGAACGGGTTGCCGCCGCGGCTTTCGATCCATTCCGCCAGGGTTGCTCCCACCGGATCGTCCGGTACGGAAAACGGCAGCCGCGTCACCACCACATGAGTCAGGTATTTTCCCGGCAGATCGATGCCCTCGGCGAAGCTCGCCAGACCGAACAGGATGCTGCCCTGACCCGCGTCGATGCGCTCTCGATGACGCTCCAGCAGTTCGCGCTTGGGCATGCGATCCTGGGCCAATACCCGCTCTTTCATTGCCTTTGGCAGCGTCTTCTCCACCGCCCGCAGCTGGGCGCGGGAGGAAAACAGCATCAGCACCGCCTCGGAATCTTCAAGCCCGGCGATGAAATTGACGATGGCCCGCTCATGAACCTCGCGGTCACCGGGGTCGACGGCTTCACGGGGGACGCTGAGCACTGCCCGGGAATAATCGAAAGGACTCGGCAAACGCTGATAGCGATAGCGATTGGCCAACCCCGCCCGCTCCTGCAGGCGCTCGAAGCGCCCCAGGGCGGTCAGGGTCGCGGAAGTCACCACCGCGCCGAAACAGCTACCCCACAGAGTTCGCGCCAGGGTCGAGGCGGCGGAGACGGGGCTTGCCGAAAAAGTCAGTTCCGGATCTCCCTGCATCTGCTCGAAGCTCAGCCAGCGCGCCCGGGGCGGCTCTTGGGGATCATCCTGCTCGCTCATGGCAAGCCACAGGCCATGGGCTTCCTGTGCACGACCCTGTAGCAGGGAAATCAAGGGGAGCCAGGGTTCCGCCTGTTCCCGAGGCAGGCCGGTGTGCTTGTCCGGGTCGAGGCTTTCCCGCAGGATATCCGCCATGCTTTCCAGACTGAGGGAAAGCTCCGCGAAGATCGTCACCAGACCGCTCGCCTGCTCCCGCAGCGCCAGCGGCGCCTCCCCCAGGGGGAAGCGGTGCTGACGATTACCCTCCTCGCCTTCTCTCACGTAGCGACCGGGGCGTTTCTGCGCCAGTTTTTCCTCGGCTTCCGCCAGTTGATGCCCCAAGGCGAAGACTTCTCCCAGGCGCGGCTCCAGGGCAGCGATGGCCTCGGGAAAGCCGCCCAGCAATCTTGCCAGGGTAGGCTGAACGCCCAGGTTCGCGTTCAGTTCCGTCAGGGATTTCTTCAAGGTACGCAGCCAGCGCAGCGCGCCGTTGACGGCGAAATGATGGGTGAAGTGCTCGATGGCTTTGTCCGGCAGATGGTGACCTTCATCGAAGATATAGATGCAATCCTGAGGGCTTGGCAGCACCACGCCGCCGCCCAGTGCCAGATCCGCCAGCACCAGGTCGTGATTGGCGACGATGATATCGGCGTTTTCCAGATCGCGCCGGGCGCGGAAGAAGGCGCAGGCGCCGAAATGACCGCAGCGCCGATTGGTGCACTGGCGGTGATCCGTGGTCAGCTGCCGCCATTGGTGATTCTCGATGGTGACCGGCCAGCTATCCCGATCACCTTCCCAGCGGCCGGCGCCGTAAGCCTCCGCCATTTCCTTGACCAGGGCGTGGAAATCGTCGCCCTCTCGGGACGCCAGGGCCTGCTCGAACAGCGAAAGCGTCGGGTTGACCTCCGCGCCATCCAGGGCCTGGTCGAGCTTGGCCACGCAGAGATAGCGCCCGCGCCCCTTGGCCAGGGCGTAATCGAAACTCAAGCCGCTGTGGGCCTTGAGGGCCGGCAGATCCTGATGCAGTACCTGCTCCTGCAGGGCGATGGTCGCCGTGGCCACTACCAGGCGCTTGCCACGGGCCTTGGCCACCGGCAGCGCCGCCAGCAGATAGGCCAGGGTCTTGCCGGTGCCGGTACCCGCCTCCAGCACGCAGACGTGTTCGTTGGAAAGACGCTTGCCGGAGTCGTCCGCCTCGATCTCCGCCAGGGTGTTGGCGATTTCCGCGATCATCAGCCGCTGTCCGTAGCGTGGCGTCAGCCCGAGCGCCTCGAGCACCTGACGATAGGCGCCCTGTATCTCGTCTTTCAGATCCTGCTCGAGCATGCGGTCTTCTCTATCAGCCCTTCCACCAACGCTGTCATGGCCAACCGGCCCATGACGCTTTATAGCAAGCCTTCCGGCGGATGCTCGCAGGGCAGTTTGTCGTTGATGTAGCGCTCGATTTCCGGCAGCGAGAAGGCGTCTTCCTCCCCGGCGAAGCTGATCGAGACACCCTTGGCGCCGGCGCGACCGGTGCGGCCGATACGATGAACGTAGTCTTCCGGATCTTCCGGCAGGGTATAGTTGATGACGTGACTGACGTCGTCGATATGAATGCCGCGACCCGCCACGTCCGTCGCCACCAGCACCTGGATCTCGCCTTCCCGGAAGCGCTCCAGGGTCTTGATACGCTGAGACTGCGGCACGTCGCCGGAAAGCATCGCGACGTTGATATCCGCCTGACGCAGCAGCCCGTCCAGCTTGCGTACCAGATCACGACGATTGCCGAAGACCATGACCCGATCGAAGGCTTCCTGCTTGAGCAGGTTGATCAGCAGACGCTGCTTGTCCTCGTCGCTGACCAGATAGACCCGCTGGTCGATATCCGCCTGGTTCTCGACGGTCACTTCGATCTCGACGTAAGCCGGGTTCTGGGTCCACTGGCTGGCGAGATTGAGAATGTCCTGGGTAAAGGTGGCGGAGAACAGAAAGGTCTGGCGTTCTTCCTTCTTGGGAGTGTAGCGAATGATACGCTTGACGTCGGGAATGAAGCCCATGGACAGCATGCGGTCCGCTTCGTCCAGCACCAGCACTTCCACCTGGGAAAGATCCACGTCCTTCTTCTGCTGGAAATCCAGCAGCCGCCCCGGGGTCGCCACCAGGATATCCAGGGTCTTGCGCAGACTGTCGAGCTGCTTCTGGTAATCCATGCCGCCCACCACGCTCGCCACATTAAGCGAAGTGAACCGGGCCAGGGCCTTGGCATCCTTTTCGATCTGCAGGGCGAGTTCCCGAGTGGGCGCGATGATCAAGGCCCGAGGCGCACCGGGCAGCTGGCCATCGGGTTTTTCCTCCTCGAGGAAATAGGCCAGGATCGCGATCAGGAAGGCAGCGGTCTTGCCGGTGCCGGTCTGCGCCTTGCCCACCACGTCGCCGCCCAGCAGCGTATTGGCCAGGGCTTCCGCCTGAATCGGCGTGCAGTATTCGAAGCCCAGGGCATGAATGGCGCGCATCAGCGGCAGCGGCAGGTCGAAATCGTGAAAGCGCCACTTCCCCGCCACCGCGGGCACCTGAAACTGGCGCGGATCCCAGTTCGACTGGGAGCGACGCGGCTTGCGCCGACGACGCTTGGGCTTGTGATTCTGAGTTGAGGCCTGGGCCTTTTCCGACTCGCTCATAGGCTTACCTGGGTTCCTCCTCGATCGAAGTAGTGTTGTATTGACTGTTTCAGCGTTCGGCAAAGTGGCCTAGTGTACCAGCCCTTGGCGCTGCGGTTCAGGAGAAACACCGGCGACTTTTGCGCCCTTCTGTCTCTATCGTCTTCATCGCTGGTAGAATGAGCGCCCATGTTTCAAGGAGCCATGCCCCGTGACGCGCAAGAAGAAGACCCGCTCTCTGGCGGACAAGGTGCAGATACGCACCGGCAAACGCAAGGACTACAAGAAGTGGCGCCATGACAATCCGGATCAGGTGGTGTCCTCCCGGCGCTTCACCCAGAAGAAGCTGAAACAGCGCAAGCTTCAGGCCGCACGCAAGCTGGCCCGCCAGCAGCGGGAAGCCACTGTCATCGATATACATCCATCCTCTTCAGAAGAAGGCAACAAGTCCTGATATGCGTCTGGTCTCCTTCAATATCAACGGCCTGCGAGCACGCCCCCACCAGTTGGAAGCCTTGGTCGACGCCC
This window encodes:
- a CDS encoding MucB/RseB C-terminal domain-containing protein, which produces MPNSPDEWFERSLWANHCYIFEARAVRIGPEGIRTLALSHDIEHGEEHNVARLLDGPPIVFERRGRIGLGGWSGENANPVALPSAIMRHLDDHYRLSLSGEERIAGRPAQRLDIEPLDDMRYGHRLWLDKQTALPLKRMLINERGQMLETFQITDLEEPRVHGGEVILDEQRVPPEDPWRLNWLPPGYRPLPVAPQRSMHRTIVEQRLFSDGLSDISLFVESIQGEEFMLAPGLHRLGISYAAVRHIEVDNDPMQIIALGELPPEVLLKIIDEIVWSPDATNGDEAP
- the lepB gene encoding signal peptidase I, with translation MDFALLLVLAVAVTGLVWLLDILWLRRVRQARVAVADTDAQAGGSEGALKQRASVKEPWYVDYSRSFFPVLLIVLVLRSFVVEPFQIPSGSMRPTLKIGDFILVNKFTYGLRLPVINTKVVALNEPERGDVMVFRFPQDPAVNFIKRVIGLPGDRIRYQGKQLYVNGEPVPKELLEENPEAAPTEFLLRELLDQRTHEIYNNPRDPGPQMREIEVPAGHYFVMGDNRDHSNDSRYWGFVPEENIVGKAFAVWMHWDGGLPSFMSVRGIE
- the lepA gene encoding translation elongation factor 4 — protein: MASHVSSDKLKHIRNFSIIAHIDHGKSTLSDRIIQLCGGLTDRELKEQVLDSMDIERERGITIKAQSVTLDYHAEDGQVYQLNFIDTPGHVDFSYEVSRSLYACEGALLVVDAAQGVEAQSVANCYTAVEQGLEVLPVLNKMDLPQADPDKVAQEIEEIIGLDATDACQVSAKSGLGMEALLERLVRDIPPPKGDPDAPLQALIVDSWFDNYLGVVSLVRLFDGTLKKGEKIRIKSTGRDWQANEIGIFTPLRKETNILRAGEVGFVVAGIKDIQGAPVGDTITHAKTPNVERLPGFQKVKPQVYAGMFPVSADDYEDFRDALEKLALNDASLAYEPENSDALGFGFRVGFLGTLHMEIVQERLEREYDLDLLTTAPTVVYELAMDNKEIRYVANPSKLPDLSSVDEMREPIVRASILVPQEFVGNVIAECEQRRGTQIDMQFLGSQIQLIYELPMSDVVMDFFDRLKSISKGYASLDYSFERFQAAKLVRLDVLINGDKVDALAAIIHRDHAHGRGRALVEKMKELIPRQMFDVAIQAAIGSQVVARSTVKALRKNVTAKCYGGDVSRKKKLLEKQKAGKKRMKQVGRVEIPQDAFLAVLKVND
- a CDS encoding DegQ family serine endoprotease, translating into MKRQSPRWLVPWLTALLMALAVQTAQARELPDFTELVDQAAPGVVNISTSRMVKTPAMRFHGPGNSEIPELFRHFFGDQFGDRFGDEFGMPPGQGGESAPEQERQSLGSGFVISEDGYIMTNAHVVEGADEILVLLNDRRELEAELIGADTKTDVALLKVDAEDLPTLNLGNSDDLKVGEWVAAIGSPFGFDHSVTAGIVSAINRTLPTDAYVPFIQTDVAINPGNSGGPLFNLDGEVVGINSQIFTRSGGFMGLSFAIPISVAMDVADQLRDEGRVTRGWLGVVIQPVSRELAKSFGLDKPQGALVADLDPKGPAARDGLQAGDIILEVNDKPVDRSTTLPRLIGNVSPDTKVELTILRDGEEMTQTVKVGNWPDAEKIADSQTSEQGSQARLGLAIGELDQATRERLNIDGGVRVEQVEPQSAAAKAGIRRGDVIVSLANKPVDSPEALLDIVKSLDKQAVVPVRLYRGSSSLFVALQLEDASQD
- the rpoE gene encoding RNA polymerase sigma factor RpoE, with amino-acid sequence MSTRETDQQLVERAQQGDSRAFDLLVKKYQHKILGLIGRYVHDHSEVQDVAQEAFLKAYRALGKFRAESAFYTWMYRIAINTAKNHLVSRGRRPPGSDLDIVDAEILDHSGRLSDLETPEAVIARDQLEAAVFEAIEQLPEDLRTAITLRELDGLSYEDIAQIMDCPVGTVRSRIFRAREAVDRHIQPLMTTSRNQDLINE
- a CDS encoding SoxR reducing system RseC family protein, with translation MLDGASLMLESARVVAPFSGGAWVSIESRLACQGCAAKRGCGSGLLARWQDNRSRRFAVRSETPLAAGQRIQLAVPATHFLQSAVIVYLLPLISALAAGVLAEILLPPSHWGVPAAFLAGLAGGVGLFKCCAGRLSRHLSLRVIDS
- a CDS encoding sigma-E factor negative regulatory protein, which gives rise to MNQDARETLSALMDNEGDELELRRLLKVLDDTPDTADCWRRYHLIRSMLLRDRDVDINVDLSAGIMNRIKDEPLPVVEPSDVSQTSTSAPRRGFAFAGSAAIAAAVSLMVITGVQFYNGSSGTNAGDAVLPGLASGEAPTAASPMTPGDSQRPSLVDLPLFQSPSASFARSPSGLMNISAETPSFMSPRTHQSQAINNQEQARLLQTYLDRHAQGSAYRSGDAWTPLLRASGDEFLGLR
- a CDS encoding 3-deoxy-7-phosphoheptulonate synthase, which encodes MSQQQVNNLNVLAQDVLITPEALKQAVPLTEAAERTVIEGRQTVQHILDGSDPRLLVVVGPCSIHDVEAALDYARRLRKLADEVKDSLYIVMRVYFEKPRTTVGWKGLINDPHLNGSFEIEEGLHKARRLLVELAEMGLPLATEALDPISPQYLQDCISWSAIGARTTESQTHREMASGLSCPVGFKNGTDGSLEVAINALQSVAHSHNFLGIDSAGQVAIIRTRGNAYGHVVLRGGNGKPNYDSVSVALAEKELKKGGIKPNIMIDCSHANSNKDPALQPLVLENVTHQILDGNRSIIGLMVESNLGWGSQKIPDDLSQLTYGVSVTDACIDWETTVETFMSMNERLKPVLAARSQAEQTQPA